One genomic window of Deinococcus deserti VCD115 includes the following:
- a CDS encoding MaoC family dehydratase, whose amino-acid sequence MTTLTPSTVADHIGQEVALSEWVLVDQNRIDAFAAATGDHQFIHVDPARAAAGPFGTTIAHGFLTLSMLAGEFMNTGGAPHIEGARMVVNYGLNRVRFITPVRSGTRLRNRAVLVSAEPGAGHLQLTVLNTIEIEGESRPACTAESIFRVYL is encoded by the coding sequence ATGACCACCCTGACGCCTTCTACCGTGGCCGATCACATCGGTCAGGAGGTCGCCTTGTCGGAGTGGGTTCTGGTCGATCAGAACCGCATCGACGCGTTCGCCGCCGCCACCGGAGACCACCAGTTCATCCACGTGGATCCGGCCAGGGCCGCCGCCGGACCTTTCGGCACCACCATCGCTCACGGCTTCCTGACCCTGTCGATGCTGGCTGGCGAATTCATGAACACGGGCGGCGCGCCGCACATCGAAGGAGCCCGGATGGTCGTGAATTACGGCCTGAACCGGGTGCGCTTCATCACCCCGGTCCGTTCCGGAACGAGGCTTCGGAACCGCGCCGTGCTGGTCTCGGCCGAGCCCGGCGCCGGCCACTTGCAGCTCACGGTGCTGAACACCATCGAAATTGAAGGGGAAAGCCGGCCCGCGTGCACCGCAGAGAGCATCTTCAGGGTGTACCTGTGA
- a CDS encoding SDR family oxidoreductase translates to MPPQEPASVPSSTLKNLFDLTGRIALITGGSRGLGLQMAEALGEYGATVVLTARKQHELDEARAHLQGMGIQAHVYAGDLGDFQNIEPTVERILAEVGHVDILVNNAGATWGAPTAEHPMEAWMKVMNVNLNGTFLLTQQVLRRSMLPRGKGRIINIASVAGLQGNDPRMTATLAYNTSKGGLVNFTRALAAEMADKGITVNSICPGYFPTKMTKGTLAYGEQSILEHTPMRRLGSEHDLKGLTLLLASDASAYMTGQNIAVDGGITAV, encoded by the coding sequence ATGCCGCCCCAAGAACCCGCGTCCGTGCCGTCTTCAACCCTCAAGAACCTGTTTGACCTGACGGGCCGGATCGCCCTGATCACCGGTGGCTCACGTGGTCTGGGCCTGCAGATGGCCGAAGCCCTGGGCGAGTACGGCGCCACCGTGGTCCTGACCGCCCGCAAGCAGCACGAACTCGACGAGGCCCGCGCACACCTGCAGGGCATGGGCATTCAGGCCCACGTGTATGCCGGCGACCTGGGCGATTTCCAGAATATCGAACCCACCGTGGAGCGCATTCTGGCTGAGGTCGGTCATGTCGACATTCTGGTCAACAACGCCGGAGCGACCTGGGGAGCACCCACGGCCGAGCACCCCATGGAAGCCTGGATGAAGGTCATGAACGTCAACCTCAACGGCACTTTCCTGCTGACCCAGCAGGTGCTGCGCCGCAGCATGCTCCCGCGTGGCAAGGGGCGGATCATCAACATTGCCAGTGTGGCCGGGCTTCAGGGCAACGACCCGCGCATGACGGCCACGCTGGCCTACAACACCTCCAAGGGCGGGCTGGTGAACTTCACCCGCGCTCTGGCCGCTGAAATGGCCGACAAGGGCATTACGGTCAACAGTATCTGCCCCGGCTACTTTCCTACCAAGATGACCAAGGGCACCCTGGCCTACGGCGAGCAGTCCATCCTGGAGCACACGCCCATGCGCCGGCTGGGCAGCGAGCATGACCTCAAGGGGCTGACGCTGCTGCTGGCCAGTGACGCCAGCGCCTACATGACTGGTCAGAACATCGCTGTCGACGGCGGCATCACGGCAGTATGA
- a CDS encoding response regulator, which produces MVRQILLIDDNPQDRVLAEEAFEQVCGDCHLITQPSGPEALEYLKNAAVLPDVLLLDVNMPGMNGFEVLAALKADPRLALIPVVMLSTSQSQEDVARSYTLHASSYLVKAPSFSGFLTQIEAFLSYWQVNRVVGTSH; this is translated from the coding sequence ATGGTGCGCCAGATTCTGCTCATAGATGACAATCCCCAGGACCGTGTCCTGGCGGAAGAGGCTTTTGAGCAGGTGTGCGGCGACTGCCACCTGATTACCCAGCCCAGCGGCCCTGAAGCCCTGGAGTATCTGAAGAATGCTGCGGTGCTGCCGGACGTTCTGCTGCTGGACGTGAATATGCCCGGCATGAACGGCTTCGAGGTGTTGGCAGCGTTGAAGGCGGATCCCCGGCTGGCCCTGATTCCAGTGGTCATGCTTTCGACCTCACAGTCGCAGGAAGATGTGGCGCGGTCCTACACGCTGCATGCCAGCTCCTACCTGGTCAAGGCGCCATCCTTCAGCGGCTTCCTGACGCAGATTGAAGCGTTTCTGTCGTACTGGCAGGTCAACCGTGTGGTCGGCACTTCACACTGA
- a CDS encoding glycerophosphodiester phosphodiesterase, whose product MVSSALRRPLLLGHRGSPREHLENSLSGFQAALDAGLDGIELDVRRLRDGTLVVHHDAVLPDGRALTTLERHQLPPQVPTLAQALAWAGTTGAYVNVELKFEAARPDDRVGRTLDLIRAFGLTGQVIVSSFNPWLLLAARLDAPEVPRALLIHRSYRLGPLDLVPLVMRWTDCQALHPLHTLVTRSLMAQARTHGWRVNAWTVNSLQEVQRLCGLEVDGLIGDLPPVLLSARPAPGDKARSADRS is encoded by the coding sequence ATGGTCTCCTCTGCCCTCCGCCGTCCTCTGCTGCTGGGCCACCGCGGTTCTCCGAGAGAACATTTAGAAAACAGCCTGAGCGGGTTCCAGGCGGCCCTTGATGCCGGGCTCGACGGGATCGAACTCGATGTGCGCCGCTTGCGAGACGGCACGCTGGTCGTCCACCACGACGCCGTACTGCCAGATGGCCGGGCCCTGACCACCCTGGAGCGCCATCAGTTGCCACCGCAGGTCCCCACCCTGGCGCAGGCCCTGGCCTGGGCAGGCACCACCGGCGCTTACGTCAACGTGGAACTGAAATTTGAGGCCGCACGGCCGGATGACCGGGTAGGCCGCACCCTGGATCTGATCCGTGCTTTTGGCCTGACAGGGCAGGTGATCGTCAGTTCCTTCAATCCCTGGTTGCTGCTGGCCGCACGGCTTGACGCGCCCGAAGTGCCGCGCGCCCTGCTGATCCACCGCTCATACCGCCTTGGACCGCTGGACCTCGTACCCCTGGTGATGCGCTGGACTGACTGTCAGGCCCTTCATCCCCTGCATACCCTGGTGACCCGCAGTCTGATGGCCCAGGCCCGGACACACGGCTGGCGGGTCAACGCCTGGACAGTCAACAGCCTTCAGGAGGTGCAGCGGCTCTGCGGCCTGGAAGTCGACGGTCTGATCGGAGACCTGCCGCCTGTGCTGCTCAGTGCCCGCCCGGCGCCTGGAGACAAAGCCCGAAGCGCTGACCGGTCGTGA
- the uvrA gene encoding excinuclease ABC subunit UvrA encodes MNPGRPYSDPQGGGFVRVRGAREHNLKDISVDVPRDALVVFTGVSGSGKSSLAFGTLYAEAQRRYLESVSPYARRLFHQLGAPDVDAIEGLPPAVALQQQRGAPTARSSVGSVTTLSNLLRMLYSRAGDYPPGQPIVYAEGFSPNTPEGACPNCHGLGRVHEVTEASMVPDPSLSIRERAIAAWPTAWGGQNQRDILVTLGYDVDRPWRQLPQEQRDWILFTEEQPVVPVYPGLTPEETKRALKRKLEPSYMGTFSSARRHVLHTFATSESAAMKKRVQQFMLSTECPVCHGRRLRREALSVTFAGMDITEFSRLPLKAVAQVLRSHAQGTPAADDRMHPEQAIARQRMAQDLQSRLEVLLDLGLGYLSLERATPTLSPGELQRLRLATQLYSHLFGVVYVLDEPSAGLHPADTEALLTALDGLKRAGNSLFVVEHDLDVVRRADWLVDVGPAAGEHGGQILYSGPPAGLRDVEASQTARYLFRDERVGDHTPRVPAGWLELRGVTRNNLQALDVRFPMGVLTSVTGVSGSGKSTLVSQVLVEALAVRLGHELPAETEDDDHAEPQSEMPATTAQLAGDVDRVSRLVRVDQKPIGRTPRSNMATYTGLFDHVRRLFAATPLAKKRKYGPGRFSFNVKGGRCEHCQGEGWVMVELLFLPSVYAPCPVCHGARYNPQTLEVEYAGQNIAGVLGMTVDAAREFFAGEPPVRRALDTLAEVGLGYLRLGQPATELSGGEAQRVKLATELQRTGRGHTVYVLDEPTTGLHPADVERLLRQLGRLVDAGHTVITVEHDLQVVAGSDWVIDLGPGAGDEGGRIVAAGPPSEVAGDKQSRTAPYLRRVLGAGAG; translated from the coding sequence ATGAACCCTGGCCGACCCTACAGTGACCCTCAAGGCGGCGGCTTCGTGCGCGTTCGTGGCGCGCGCGAACATAACCTCAAGGACATCTCGGTGGATGTTCCGCGTGACGCACTGGTCGTGTTTACCGGCGTGTCGGGCTCCGGCAAGTCGTCGCTGGCGTTCGGCACACTGTACGCCGAGGCACAGCGGCGGTACCTCGAATCGGTCTCGCCCTACGCCCGGCGGCTGTTTCATCAGCTCGGCGCGCCTGACGTGGACGCCATCGAGGGGCTGCCGCCCGCTGTGGCCCTGCAACAGCAGCGTGGGGCGCCCACCGCACGCTCCTCGGTGGGCAGCGTCACCACCCTGTCGAATCTGCTGCGCATGCTGTACTCGCGGGCCGGGGACTACCCGCCCGGGCAGCCGATCGTCTACGCCGAAGGGTTCTCGCCCAACACCCCGGAGGGTGCCTGCCCCAACTGTCATGGCCTGGGCCGGGTCCATGAAGTAACGGAAGCGTCCATGGTGCCGGACCCCTCGCTGAGCATCCGTGAGCGGGCCATCGCGGCGTGGCCCACGGCCTGGGGCGGCCAGAACCAGCGCGACATCCTGGTGACCCTGGGCTATGACGTGGACCGGCCCTGGCGTCAGCTGCCCCAGGAGCAGCGCGACTGGATTCTGTTCACCGAGGAGCAGCCGGTGGTGCCGGTGTATCCCGGTCTGACCCCCGAGGAAACGAAACGGGCCCTGAAGCGCAAGCTGGAACCCAGTTACATGGGAACCTTTTCCAGCGCGCGGCGGCACGTGCTGCACACCTTCGCCACCTCAGAAAGTGCGGCCATGAAAAAGCGGGTCCAGCAGTTCATGCTCAGCACCGAGTGCCCGGTGTGTCACGGCAGGCGCCTGCGGCGCGAGGCGCTGTCGGTGACTTTCGCCGGAATGGACATCACCGAGTTCTCGCGCCTGCCGCTCAAGGCTGTGGCGCAGGTGCTGCGCAGCCACGCCCAGGGAACTCCTGCCGCTGACGACAGGATGCACCCCGAGCAGGCCATTGCCCGGCAACGCATGGCCCAGGACCTTCAATCCCGTCTGGAGGTGCTGCTGGACCTGGGGCTGGGGTACCTGTCGCTGGAGCGGGCCACGCCGACCCTGTCGCCGGGAGAACTGCAGCGCCTGCGGCTGGCGACCCAGCTCTACTCGCACCTGTTCGGCGTGGTGTATGTGCTCGACGAGCCCTCGGCCGGGCTGCATCCGGCTGACACCGAGGCCCTGCTCACGGCGCTCGACGGCCTCAAGCGTGCGGGCAACTCGCTGTTTGTGGTGGAGCATGACCTCGACGTGGTGCGCCGCGCCGACTGGCTGGTGGATGTGGGACCGGCTGCTGGCGAGCACGGCGGGCAGATTCTCTACAGTGGCCCGCCGGCCGGTCTGAGGGATGTAGAAGCCTCCCAGACCGCACGCTACCTGTTCCGCGACGAACGGGTGGGTGACCACACGCCACGCGTGCCTGCCGGATGGCTGGAACTCCGCGGCGTGACCCGCAACAATCTGCAGGCGCTGGACGTGCGCTTCCCAATGGGCGTGCTTACAAGCGTGACGGGCGTGTCGGGCTCCGGCAAATCCACCCTGGTCAGTCAGGTGCTGGTCGAGGCTCTGGCGGTTCGGCTGGGACATGAACTTCCGGCCGAAACCGAGGACGACGACCACGCCGAGCCCCAGTCAGAGATGCCAGCCACCACAGCACAACTTGCAGGAGACGTGGACCGGGTGAGCCGGCTGGTCCGGGTGGATCAGAAGCCGATCGGGCGCACGCCGCGCAGCAACATGGCCACGTACACCGGGCTGTTCGACCATGTCCGGCGCCTGTTTGCTGCTACACCTCTGGCGAAGAAGCGCAAGTACGGCCCCGGGCGCTTTTCCTTCAATGTAAAGGGCGGCCGCTGTGAGCACTGCCAGGGAGAGGGCTGGGTGATGGTGGAACTGTTGTTTCTGCCCAGCGTATACGCGCCCTGCCCGGTGTGCCACGGCGCCCGCTACAACCCCCAGACCCTGGAAGTCGAATATGCCGGGCAGAATATTGCTGGTGTCCTGGGCATGACGGTGGACGCAGCCCGTGAGTTTTTTGCCGGGGAGCCTCCGGTCCGCCGCGCCCTGGATACTCTGGCCGAGGTGGGTCTGGGGTACCTGCGTCTGGGACAGCCGGCCACGGAACTCTCGGGCGGTGAGGCCCAGCGTGTGAAGCTGGCCACCGAACTGCAGCGCACGGGCCGCGGCCATACGGTCTACGTGCTTGATGAACCGACGACGGGACTTCATCCTGCAGACGTCGAACGTCTGCTGCGGCAGCTTGGGCGCCTGGTGGACGCCGGTCACACCGTGATTACTGTCGAGCATGATTTACAGGTGGTTGCCGGAAGCGACTGGGTGATCGATCTGGGACCGGGGGCTGGCGATGAAGGCGGCCGGATTGTGGCGGCTGGCCCCCCCAGCGAGGTGGCGGGCGACAAGCAGAGCCGCACCGCGCCGTACCTGCGCCGGGTACTTGGCGCAGGGGCCGGCTGA
- a CDS encoding MFS transporter, whose amino-acid sequence MQRSDGPSARLYYGWVVVAVTVVALLLAAGARSAPGVFLLPMERDLGFSRAELSFSASLGLLVFGLAAPLSGRLMDRSGPRRVATAGLVLVALSFYLSTLAQSLLALHLSWGLLSGLGTGLVGSVLGATVANRWFVRRRGLVVGLFGAATSAGQLLFIPLLTGWAQSLGWSGGTRLIGLGALVIAPLVWALLRDHPSQLGLLPDGPGQAGTPVPVNRAPDPHVMRRALRHRDFWLLSLTFFVCGATSNGIIGTHFIAFCSDLGLTAGFAAGMLALMGAFNFIGTLASGYFTDRVDPRLLLGAFYAFRGLSLVILPFLPPGLAFTAFAVLFGLDYIATVPPTTALAADIFGRENVGTVYGWVFCAHQVGAALASWLGGVSRDALGSYSAAFIAAAVLAVAAAVLVLGVTPSARRVAAAR is encoded by the coding sequence ATGCAGCGTTCTGACGGTCCTTCTGCGCGCCTCTACTACGGCTGGGTGGTCGTCGCCGTGACCGTCGTCGCCCTGCTGCTGGCCGCTGGCGCCCGCAGTGCTCCAGGGGTGTTTCTGCTGCCCATGGAGCGTGACCTGGGCTTCTCGCGCGCCGAGCTGTCGTTCTCGGCCAGCCTGGGACTGCTGGTGTTCGGGCTGGCTGCGCCGCTTTCTGGACGGCTGATGGACCGCTCCGGGCCACGGCGTGTAGCGACCGCCGGGCTGGTGCTGGTCGCACTGAGTTTCTACCTCAGTACGCTGGCGCAGTCTCTGCTGGCGCTGCACCTCAGCTGGGGCCTGCTCAGCGGCCTGGGCACCGGACTGGTGGGGAGCGTGCTCGGAGCGACCGTGGCCAACCGATGGTTCGTGCGCCGGCGCGGCCTCGTGGTGGGTCTGTTCGGAGCCGCGACCAGCGCCGGGCAGCTGCTGTTCATTCCACTGCTGACCGGCTGGGCCCAGTCGCTGGGCTGGAGCGGCGGCACCCGGCTGATCGGCCTGGGGGCACTGGTGATCGCGCCGCTGGTGTGGGCGCTGCTGCGTGATCATCCTTCGCAGCTTGGCCTGCTGCCCGACGGTCCGGGGCAGGCCGGCACCCCGGTGCCCGTCAACCGCGCGCCGGATCCGCACGTCATGCGCCGCGCCCTGCGCCACCGCGACTTCTGGCTGCTGTCCCTGACATTTTTCGTGTGCGGAGCCACCAGCAACGGCATTATCGGCACCCACTTCATCGCTTTTTGCAGTGATCTGGGCCTGACGGCGGGCTTCGCGGCCGGCATGCTGGCCCTGATGGGCGCGTTCAACTTTATCGGCACGCTGGCCAGCGGCTATTTTACCGACCGGGTCGATCCCCGCCTCCTGCTCGGTGCGTTCTACGCCTTCCGGGGCCTGAGCCTGGTGATCCTGCCGTTTCTGCCGCCGGGGCTGGCCTTCACGGCGTTCGCTGTGCTGTTCGGCCTCGACTACATTGCCACCGTGCCCCCCACCACCGCCCTGGCAGCGGACATCTTTGGCCGCGAGAACGTCGGCACGGTGTACGGCTGGGTGTTCTGTGCCCATCAGGTGGGCGCGGCGCTGGCCTCCTGGCTGGGAGGCGTCAGCCGCGACGCTCTGGGCAGCTACAGTGCGGCGTTTATCGCAGCGGCAGTCCTGGCTGTGGCGGCGGCCGTGCTGGTGCTGGGCGTGACTCCATCAGCCCGGCGGGTCGCTGCGGCGCGGTAA
- a CDS encoding alpha/beta fold hydrolase, producing the protein MPAFAPPKTLKIQGRTVAYSEMTPPEPQGTVLFLPGLGGTRLTWRSQLPVFGRRYRALSVDHRDTGASDPAPDDYTTAEQADDAAALLRALDAAPAHVVGLSMGGFVALNLAVRHPELLRSLTLVATSAGGETHVKPDPAGREALRPDFSLSAGEWALRSTRLITAPGWMDANTRLHAGIAAGADEYPLTPEVHARQFRSTKTHDVTGDLSRLDLPTLVIHGDADPLVRYENGEHLARSIPGAQFITYAGTGHLPPLERYEDFNRDVLAFLDAH; encoded by the coding sequence ATGCCAGCTTTTGCTCCGCCGAAAACGTTGAAGATCCAGGGGCGCACAGTCGCCTACAGCGAGATGACGCCGCCTGAACCGCAGGGCACGGTCCTGTTTCTGCCGGGACTGGGCGGCACGCGGCTGACCTGGCGCTCTCAACTGCCGGTGTTCGGGCGAAGGTACCGGGCCCTGAGCGTGGACCACCGAGACACTGGCGCCAGTGATCCAGCTCCGGACGACTACACCACAGCCGAGCAGGCGGACGACGCCGCGGCGCTGCTCCGCGCCCTGGACGCGGCGCCCGCGCACGTGGTGGGCCTGAGCATGGGCGGCTTTGTCGCCCTGAACCTCGCGGTGCGGCACCCGGAACTGCTGCGCAGCCTGACGCTGGTGGCCACCTCCGCCGGCGGAGAGACTCACGTCAAACCCGATCCGGCAGGGCGAGAAGCGCTGCGCCCCGACTTTTCCCTGAGCGCGGGAGAATGGGCGCTGCGCTCCACCCGGCTGATCACCGCGCCAGGCTGGATGGACGCCAACACCAGGCTGCATGCAGGGATTGCCGCCGGCGCCGACGAGTATCCGTTGACGCCCGAGGTCCACGCCCGCCAGTTCCGCTCCACCAAAACCCATGATGTGACTGGTGATCTGAGCCGGCTGGACCTTCCCACGCTCGTCATTCACGGCGACGCCGACCCGCTGGTCCGCTACGAGAACGGCGAGCACCTTGCACGCAGCATTCCAGGCGCACAGTTCATTACCTATGCCGGGACCGGGCACCTCCCGCCACTAGAGCGCTACGAGGACTTCAACCGCGACGTGCTGGCGTTCCTGGACGCGCACTAG
- a CDS encoding acyl-CoA dehydrogenase: MAPFLSKRDLSFQLFEVLNTAALPERPRFSEHSREVYEDILNLAYTVADRHFAPHAREADLNEPHVVDGKVRLVPGVAQALAAFRDAGFFSAHHDEELGGLQLPWVVMQAVQAHFQAANVGTSGYAFLTIGNANLQRVFASPEQQQRYMLPLLEGRWLGTMALSEPHAGSGLADITTTAAPRGDGTYSITGTKMWISGGEHELSENIVHLVLARIQGAPAGVKGISLFLVPRYRVQDDGSPGECNHVVLAGLNHKMGYRGTTNTLLNFGEGGETIGELVGEPGRGLAQMFYMMNEARIGVGMGAVMLGYAGYLASLEYARERLQGRPASQKDPLSPPVPIIRHADVRRLLLRQKAFVEGGLALGLYASSLVDDLQTGPEDGREDVHLLLDLLTPLVKSWPSKYSQEALSDAIQVMGGAGYTRDFPVEMYYRDNRLNPIHEGTEGIQGNDLLGRKITQAGGRGLQVLLSRIQADLRASEDLDGLDEIRAALATAVNQSTQALQALLSQAGQIGPDLYLANANSALEMLGHTVIGWMWLRQAAAAARALPTARGDDADFYRGKLHAARFFATHELPRVRAHADLLASVDRTTTDMQEAWF, encoded by the coding sequence ATGGCCCCCTTCCTGAGCAAACGAGACCTGAGTTTTCAGCTGTTCGAGGTTCTGAATACTGCTGCCTTGCCGGAGCGTCCCCGTTTTTCGGAGCACAGCCGCGAGGTGTACGAGGACATTCTGAACCTCGCGTACACGGTTGCAGACCGCCACTTTGCCCCGCATGCCCGGGAAGCTGATCTGAACGAACCGCATGTGGTGGACGGCAAGGTCAGGCTGGTTCCCGGCGTCGCGCAGGCTCTCGCCGCGTTTCGGGACGCCGGATTCTTCAGCGCCCATCACGACGAGGAGCTGGGCGGGCTGCAATTGCCCTGGGTGGTGATGCAGGCGGTGCAGGCGCACTTTCAGGCGGCCAACGTGGGAACGAGCGGCTACGCCTTTCTGACGATCGGTAATGCCAACCTGCAGCGGGTGTTCGCCTCACCTGAGCAGCAGCAGCGGTACATGCTGCCGCTGCTGGAGGGCCGCTGGCTGGGCACCATGGCCCTGTCCGAGCCGCACGCTGGGTCCGGGCTGGCCGACATCACGACCACTGCTGCCCCGCGTGGGGACGGGACCTACAGCATCACCGGAACCAAAATGTGGATTTCGGGCGGTGAGCACGAACTCAGTGAGAATATTGTCCACCTCGTGCTGGCACGGATTCAGGGCGCACCAGCCGGAGTCAAGGGCATCAGCCTGTTTCTGGTGCCACGCTACCGTGTCCAGGACGACGGCTCTCCGGGCGAATGCAACCACGTGGTGCTGGCGGGCCTGAACCACAAGATGGGCTACCGCGGCACCACCAACACACTGCTGAATTTCGGGGAAGGCGGCGAGACCATCGGCGAGCTTGTCGGTGAGCCTGGGCGCGGGCTGGCGCAGATGTTCTACATGATGAACGAGGCGCGTATCGGGGTCGGGATGGGCGCCGTCATGCTCGGCTACGCCGGCTATCTGGCCAGCCTGGAGTACGCCCGCGAGCGCCTGCAGGGGCGGCCCGCCAGCCAGAAGGACCCGCTGAGCCCGCCAGTCCCGATCATCCGGCATGCGGACGTGCGCCGGCTGCTGCTGCGCCAGAAGGCGTTCGTTGAAGGCGGGCTGGCGCTGGGACTGTACGCCTCAAGCCTGGTGGACGACCTGCAGACCGGCCCGGAGGACGGGCGCGAGGACGTCCATCTGCTGCTGGACCTGCTGACCCCGCTGGTGAAGTCCTGGCCCAGCAAATACAGCCAGGAAGCGCTCAGCGACGCCATTCAGGTGATGGGTGGGGCAGGCTACACGCGCGACTTCCCGGTCGAGATGTACTACCGCGACAACCGCCTCAACCCCATTCACGAGGGAACCGAAGGCATTCAGGGCAACGACCTGCTGGGCCGCAAGATCACCCAGGCTGGGGGCCGTGGCCTGCAGGTGCTGCTCTCCCGCATACAGGCCGATCTGCGCGCCTCAGAGGACCTCGATGGGCTCGACGAGATCCGTGCGGCCCTGGCCACAGCCGTGAACCAGAGCACCCAGGCCCTGCAGGCGCTGCTGTCCCAGGCCGGGCAGATCGGTCCGGACCTGTATCTGGCCAATGCCAACAGCGCGCTGGAAATGCTGGGTCATACCGTGATCGGCTGGATGTGGCTGCGTCAGGCGGCGGCGGCAGCCCGCGCCCTACCCACGGCCCGTGGCGACGACGCCGACTTCTACCGGGGCAAACTGCATGCCGCCCGCTTCTTCGCCACCCACGAACTGCCCCGTGTGCGCGCTCACGCTGACCTGCTGGCCAGCGTGGACCGCACGACCACCGACATGCAGGAGGCGTGGTTCTGA
- a CDS encoding NADPH:quinone oxidoreductase family protein, with protein sequence MRAVICQTFDQPETLTVQTLPDPQPGPGEVVIAVEAAGVNYPDALMVMGQYQVRPPLPFTPGAEAAGRISAVGEGVTGLQVGQRVAAFTGTGAFASHLKADARAVMPLPDALPLDVAATLPLAYGTSLHALIQRGALQPGETLLVLGAAGGVGLAAVMIGKALGARVIAGVSTPEKGDVARQHGADEVIEYSTEDLRERLKSLTGGQGPDVIFDPVGDRYAEAAFRSIAWGGRYLVIGFAGGEIPRLPLNLPLLKGASIVGVFWGEFARRDPQGNTRNLSRLAAWIAQGEVRPLVSERYPLERTGEALRALLDRRVTGKVVLTP encoded by the coding sequence ATGCGCGCCGTGATCTGCCAGACCTTTGACCAGCCCGAGACCCTGACCGTCCAGACGCTTCCCGACCCGCAACCCGGCCCAGGAGAAGTGGTCATTGCCGTCGAAGCCGCGGGCGTGAATTACCCCGACGCCCTGATGGTCATGGGCCAGTATCAGGTGCGCCCTCCCCTCCCCTTTACTCCGGGGGCTGAGGCAGCCGGGCGCATCAGTGCTGTAGGAGAAGGTGTGACCGGGCTGCAGGTCGGCCAGCGGGTGGCTGCCTTTACCGGAACTGGCGCCTTTGCCAGTCACCTCAAGGCGGACGCCCGGGCCGTGATGCCGCTGCCTGACGCATTGCCGCTGGACGTGGCAGCCACCCTGCCGCTGGCGTACGGCACCAGCCTGCACGCCCTGATCCAGCGCGGTGCCCTGCAGCCCGGTGAGACCCTGCTCGTGCTTGGAGCGGCTGGCGGCGTAGGTCTCGCCGCCGTCATGATCGGTAAGGCTCTGGGGGCCCGGGTGATTGCAGGTGTCTCCACTCCTGAGAAGGGCGATGTTGCCCGGCAGCACGGCGCCGATGAGGTCATCGAGTACAGCACGGAGGACCTGCGCGAGCGCCTTAAGTCGCTGACCGGCGGACAGGGCCCGGACGTGATCTTCGACCCCGTAGGAGACCGCTACGCCGAAGCTGCCTTCCGGTCGATCGCCTGGGGTGGCCGCTATCTGGTGATCGGCTTCGCCGGTGGAGAAATTCCGCGCCTGCCGCTGAATCTGCCGCTGCTGAAGGGCGCGAGCATCGTAGGCGTCTTCTGGGGTGAATTCGCGCGCCGTGATCCGCAGGGCAACACCCGGAACCTCTCACGCCTCGCAGCCTGGATCGCCCAGGGCGAGGTGCGCCCGCTGGTCAGCGAACGCTATCCGCTGGAGCGCACCGGTGAGGCGCTGCGCGCGTTGCTTGACCGCCGCGTTACCGGAAAGGTCGTGCTGACGCCGTGA
- a CDS encoding MerR family transcriptional regulator: MTSGPEHSQATPVTYYTTAELARAAGVTRRTVMHYAELQLLTPDQITVSGRSLYAPYSLRLLRDLIDLRALGLPLEEARDMVILRRATHNVDGTYRRDWRREDVPLDDARLRALHARLRMLHDAYDRQAENLARFDRWLTKRFTGGDVPAISPVDVPPDEAQSNASRD, from the coding sequence GTGACCTCCGGGCCCGAGCACTCCCAGGCGACCCCCGTGACGTACTACACCACGGCCGAGCTGGCCCGCGCCGCAGGCGTCACACGCCGGACCGTCATGCACTATGCCGAACTGCAACTGCTCACGCCGGACCAGATCACGGTGTCAGGCCGGTCGCTGTACGCACCCTACTCGCTGAGGCTGCTGCGCGACCTGATTGACCTGCGTGCTCTGGGCCTGCCCCTGGAGGAAGCGCGTGACATGGTGATTCTGCGCCGCGCTACACATAACGTCGACGGCACCTACCGGCGTGACTGGCGGCGAGAGGACGTGCCTCTGGATGACGCCCGGTTGCGCGCCCTTCATGCTCGGCTGCGGATGCTGCACGATGCCTACGACCGGCAGGCAGAAAACCTGGCCCGTTTCGACCGCTGGCTGACCAAACGCTTTACCGGCGGTGATGTGCCAGCCATCAGTCCCGTCGACGTGCCGCCCGACGAGGCGCAGTCGAACGCTTCCAGGGACTGA